The window CCTCGGGCTGGTTCCGAAAATAGCCGCTTTAACTACAGTCATCCCTACTGCAGTCCTTGGCGGAGCGATGGTAGCGATGTTTGGGATGGTAATCGCCTACGGAATCAAGATGTTAAGTAAGGTTGAGTTTGCTTCACAGGAAAACCTCTTGATTATTGCTTGTTCTGTAGGTATTGGACTTGGAGTTACAGTTGTTCCTGACTTGTTCAGTCAACTTCCTGAAGGTGTAAAAATCCTGACCAACAATGGAATTGTTGCAGGAAGCTTCACCGCTATCATTCTAAATCTGGTTTTCAATGAATTTAAGCCAAGCCAAAAGCAAGCTGAAGTAGCTAAGGCAGCATAAGAAAAAGGTGGGCGTCCGTTTAGAGGGCGCCCACCTTTTTGTTTTCTTATGAAATACAATTCAAGCTCTTTGAAATTATGTTTTAACCATGAAATTTTGTTCAATATTCAAAGTAATTTAATTCAAATTAATATTCACCTTTAAACAAGCCAGCTTTCACCCCATGGCGCAACACCCTCATCGACAAATCCTGCAGAGTTGTATAGCTTTTGTGCAACTGTATTTCTGGGGTGGAAACCGACCATGATTTTTTGGCAGCCTTCTTTTTCTTTTAGCCCCTCAAGTAAAGCCGCCAAGCCCTTTTTTCCATATCCCCTTCCCTGGAATGAAGAATCAATCATAAATCGATATATCCAATAATTGTTGTCATCCGGATCGAGCCCTGCCATTGCAAAGCCGATCATTCTTTCTCCATCCTGGATTCCATAACCCTTAAAGTTTGGCAAAAACTAAACTTCTGCAATAGGATAAAGATTAGAAGCCATGAATTGCTTTTGTTCCTCGCCGACTGTTAAGTTTCCACACTCCTCCAGTTATCCTTGTTAGAGGAGATAATATCACGCTCATGACCTACTTCCCTCACTCTGAGAATTATATAGCCCTCTGTTTACTAAATTAGCATTAACAGGTGTTTTGCCAAGCTCCCTCGCCCATATTGAAAGCTGACCCATGTGGTGAATTTCATGTGCGATAACATGCCTGAGTATTTCTCCTAAAGCGAATGTGCTATAGCTGCCGTCTGAGTTAAAACATTTGATTGGCTGATTATCCATTTCATATTTATAGCTGGAAAGGACGATAGCTGTTTTTGCAATTGTGTCCTCCGAGTAACGGTCCAAATCATCAATAGTCCGGAATAGATTGTAGTTTAATTCGGTTATCTCTTCCCCCTTGATATCCTTCATCCAGTCTCCCTCTACCTCAATAATATGGATCAATGTTCTGTAAATGGTACCAAGACCGCCAGTCCTTTTTTTGAAAAGTTCTTCCTTAGGGATTGTCTTGCACCACTCAAGCCATTCTTTGCGTACCTGCCAATTGTATTCGAATAATTTTTTCATCAAACTCCTCCTTTTTTAAAAGTAATTCTCTATATTGCCAAACTATCCCTTTTTAACATAGCGCTATTTTTCCGTTTTCCTTAAATGGAAACAATCGCAAACCTCATTGCCACAGAACCTATAGAAGTTTTGCAGAAAATCTTGTATGATAGAAAAATGGGTAAAATTTTCGAATGAAGTGAGGATTACGAAAGAAAATGGCACTTTTAACAGTAGATAACTTAAGTCATACATTTGGGGATAGAGTCCTTTTTAAGGATGTTTCCTTCCGATTACTCGCTGAAGACCATGTTGGCCTGGTAGGCGCGAACGGAGTCGGCAAATCGACGTTGATGAATATAATTACGAATCAGCTCATCCATGATAGCGGCCGTGTAGAATGGACCCCGGGTGTTCAGTACGGATATCTGGATCAGCATACGATCTTAACACCAGGCAGAACGATGAGGGATGTTTTGCGTGATGCCTTCCTTCCTCTTTTTGAAAAAGAAAAGGAATTGAACGAAGTAACAGCAAAAATGGGTGATTCAACACCAGAGGAGCTGGAAGAACTTCTTGAGCAGATGGGAGAAATCCAGGATGCACTGGAAGCAGGCGGCTTCTATACACTCGATATTAAAATAGAAGAAGCGGCACGCGGACTAGGGCTTGACGCAATCGGCCTGGACCGGGATGTTGCGGCGCTTAGCGGCGGACAGCGGACCAAGGTACTGCTTGCAAAGCTGCTGCTCGAACAGCCAAGAGTCCTGCTGCTCGATGAGCCAACCAACTATCTTGATGTTGAACATATTCGCTGGTTAAGCGGTTATTTAAAAGAATATCCTTATGCATTCCTATTAATCTCTCATGATACGGAGTTCATGAATTCAGTTTCAAATACAATCTTCCATCTTGAGTTTTCAAAGCTGACTCGTTACACTGCGTCTTACGAAAAGTTCCTCGAGCTGGCTGAAATCAACAAGAACCAGCATATTAATGCGTACGAAAAGCAGAAGGAATTCATCAAAAAGCAAGAAGACTTTATTGCTAAGAACAAAGCTCGCTACTCAACAACCGGACGTGCAAAAAGCCGCCAAAAGCAGCTGGACCGGATGGAGCGGATTGACCGCCCTGAAACAGCCATGAAGCCAACCTTTGAATTCAAAGAAGCTAGAAGCAGCAGCCGCTTTGTATTTGAGGCGAAGGATTTGGAAATCGGCTATTCGCATCCCCTCTTGCCTAAAATGGATATGGTCATTGAAAAAGGCGAAAAAATTGCCATTGTTGGTTGTAACGGTGTCGGCAAATCAACCTTGTTGAAGACGATGCTTGGGAAAATCCAGCCGCTTGGCGGAAAAATTGAACACGGTGACTTCCTCTTCCCTTCCTATTTTGAGCAGGAGGTTAAAGCGATGGATATTACCCCCATCGATGATGTCTGGAATGAATTCCCGTCTCTTGATCAGCATCAGGTGCGAGCAGCTCTTGCCCGATGTGGCCTAAAAAACGAACATATTTCCCGCCCCTTAAGCCAGCTTAGCGGTGGTGAACAAGCAAAGGTACGCCTTTGCAAGTTGATGATGCATGAAAGCAACTGGATTTTATTTGACGAGCCAACGAACCATCTAGATGTAACAGCAAAGGAAGAACTTCAGCGTGCCTTGAAAAATTACAAGGGAACCGTTGTCCTTGTCTGCCACGAGCCTGATTTTTATGAAGGCTGGGTATCGAGGGTCTGGGATGTTGAAGAGTGGTCACAAAAGGCGAACTAATCCTAAATATAAACACGTACCTCTTTAATTTATGGGTTCGGTAATGAAGTGCAAAATTCAAATTAACAATGCTATTAACAAAGCAATTAGTAGAAAATCAACATACAATTAGCTTGTAATTTAGCAGTAAAATTAGCACACAAAAAAGCTCAGGGCACAAAAGCCTTGAGCTTCCTTTAATTGGTGTATTGTTGCCCGAGGTTTGCTGAATTTCATACTATATACAAAGATGAGTCTTAATTATTATTTGCCAACCCTAATCTCAACATTTTGAGGCTAAACAGGCTTTTCTTTGTCTATTTTTGTATGCCCTTTTTCAGTATCTATTCTCATGGAAGTTAATAACGGATTCTCATCTAGAAAAAACTCAATTTTCTCCATTAAACTCGTCTAAAACTACCTTTGCGGCTCCCGTTGTTTCTATTCGTACTCTTTCCTCCTTCAATATTTCCTGAATCTGAATACTTTCCTTATATTGGTGATTATAAATTTCCACATCCTCCAATACTGTTGGATGGAGGATGATTTCTATTCGTTCTTCCATTAGGGGAATGGTGATTGTTTCGATCCCGGAATCTTGGTTGTCAACTGAAGATACTGTCTTTTTTTCTATGATCAATTCTTCGCGAGTTATGGGCACATTAATTTGCTTCTCCTCGGTATATGTTCTTTTATAGACCCTAACATTAGCTGTTTCACTCCATTTCTTGCTTACCTGCATTTGTTCCT is drawn from Bacillus sp. FJAT-18017 and contains these coding sequences:
- a CDS encoding YsnF/AvaK domain-containing protein, translating into MSEKQEKRELQLHKEQMQVSKKWSETANVRVYKRTYTEEKQINVPITREELIIEKKTVSSVDNQDSGIETITIPLMEERIEIILHPTVLEDVEIYNHQYKESIQIQEILKEERVRIETTGAAKVVLDEFNGEN
- a CDS encoding DinB family protein, whose amino-acid sequence is MKKLFEYNWQVRKEWLEWCKTIPKEELFKKRTGGLGTIYRTLIHIIEVEGDWMKDIKGEEITELNYNLFRTIDDLDRYSEDTIAKTAIVLSSYKYEMDNQPIKCFNSDGSYSTFALGEILRHVIAHEIHHMGQLSIWARELGKTPVNANLVNRGLYNSQSEGSRS
- a CDS encoding GNAT family N-acetyltransferase — translated: MPNFKGYGIQDGERMIGFAMAGLDPDDNNYWIYRFMIDSSFQGRGYGKKGLAALLEGLKEKEGCQKIMVGFHPRNTVAQKLYNSAGFVDEGVAPWGESWLV
- a CDS encoding ABC-F family ATP-binding cassette domain-containing protein, translating into MALLTVDNLSHTFGDRVLFKDVSFRLLAEDHVGLVGANGVGKSTLMNIITNQLIHDSGRVEWTPGVQYGYLDQHTILTPGRTMRDVLRDAFLPLFEKEKELNEVTAKMGDSTPEELEELLEQMGEIQDALEAGGFYTLDIKIEEAARGLGLDAIGLDRDVAALSGGQRTKVLLAKLLLEQPRVLLLDEPTNYLDVEHIRWLSGYLKEYPYAFLLISHDTEFMNSVSNTIFHLEFSKLTRYTASYEKFLELAEINKNQHINAYEKQKEFIKKQEDFIAKNKARYSTTGRAKSRQKQLDRMERIDRPETAMKPTFEFKEARSSSRFVFEAKDLEIGYSHPLLPKMDMVIEKGEKIAIVGCNGVGKSTLLKTMLGKIQPLGGKIEHGDFLFPSYFEQEVKAMDITPIDDVWNEFPSLDQHQVRAALARCGLKNEHISRPLSQLSGGEQAKVRLCKLMMHESNWILFDEPTNHLDVTAKEELQRALKNYKGTVVLVCHEPDFYEGWVSRVWDVEEWSQKAN